A section of the Pseudomonadota bacterium genome encodes:
- the fliE gene encoding flagellar hook-basal body complex protein FliE, whose amino-acid sequence MAINPTDAINAFKRAQNLSGSGMPAPDTPKSGTFADMVGSATKQMVKSSREAEKVTVDAVAGKADLTDVVMALNNAQTTLQTVVAVRDRVLTAYQEILRMPI is encoded by the coding sequence ATGGCAATTAACCCGACAGATGCAATAAATGCTTTTAAACGAGCTCAAAACCTCAGCGGTTCGGGTATGCCAGCGCCTGATACCCCAAAATCTGGTACCTTTGCAGATATGGTTGGTTCGGCAACCAAGCAGATGGTGAAGAGTAGTCGTGAAGCAGAAAAAGTGACCGTTGATGCAGTTGCTGGTAAAGCTGATTTGACCGATGTAGTTATGGCGCTCAACAATGCTCAAACCACTTTGCAGACTGTCGTTGCAGTAAGAGATAGAGTGCTTACCGCCTATCAGGAAATTCTCCGAATGCCAATTTAA
- a CDS encoding flagellar biosynthetic protein FliR, translated as MDSYLQEFLPAETFAFFLIFTRVGAALAVMPGFSEVYISARIRLLAALMITAVLAPVLEPNLPPAPTDPISLIILVVGEMLIGFFIGGIARVLISGLATAGTILGFYAGFANALLFNPLLSDTGGLPAVFLSILGLLLIFITDTHHLMLMGVVDSYSLFVPGMVPQFGDLAETFVKFVARSFVLGFQIATPFLFVGILFYTGLGLLARLNPQLPVFFVALPVQIWIGLFVMMVAFPAALMWFLDYFQFNMGRFLAP; from the coding sequence ATGGATTCTTATCTGCAGGAATTTCTTCCAGCCGAGACCTTCGCGTTTTTTTTGATTTTTACCCGAGTAGGGGCAGCTCTGGCTGTCATGCCAGGATTCAGCGAAGTCTATATATCTGCTCGCATTAGGCTGCTGGCAGCATTGATGATAACTGCCGTTTTGGCTCCTGTTTTAGAGCCTAATCTCCCTCCGGCTCCGACTGATCCGATTTCTTTGATTATACTTGTTGTTGGTGAGATGCTGATCGGTTTCTTTATCGGTGGTATCGCAAGAGTTTTGATTTCGGGGTTAGCTACAGCCGGCACAATTCTTGGGTTTTATGCGGGTTTCGCAAATGCTTTACTTTTTAATCCACTGCTTTCCGATACTGGCGGTTTACCAGCGGTTTTTTTGTCGATACTGGGACTGCTACTAATTTTTATAACGGATACCCATCACCTCATGTTGATGGGAGTGGTGGATAGTTACAGTTTATTTGTGCCCGGAATGGTGCCGCAGTTTGGAGACCTAGCTGAAACATTCGTTAAGTTTGTGGCTCGCAGTTTTGTCCTCGGCTTCCAAATCGCTACCCCATTTCTGTTTGTTGGAATTCTTTTTTATACCGGACTTGGTCTACTTGCTCGATTGAACCCACAGCTGCCAGTTTTTTTCGTGGCGCTTCCAGTACAAATTTGGATCGGATTATTTGTGATGATGGTAGCATTTCCAGCTGCCTTAATGTGGTTTCTTGATTATTTTCAATTTAATATGGGCCGTTTTTTAGCGCCTTAG
- the flhB gene encoding flagellar biosynthesis protein FlhB yields MSEQADESQKTEEPTPKKLNEARERGNIAVSREINTWLMLFAGGLLITFAFPSALHSVKVALIPFVEAPHLFIMQPGDVFAVFANTLLNVGSALAWVLLIIVLVAIAGPLIQNGPVFSPKAVGFKFEKISPSKGAKRLFSGNQLNEFAKGVLKICIVAIIGALPVLPLIPGLDSLTSYSTQDFLSILHDTLLKMLVAVLTVLAAIAIADFIFQRHRHKKQLRMTKQEVKEEHKQAEGDPTAKQRLRQIRQDRARQRMMAAVPDADVVITNPTHFAVALKYDSDEMEAPKVVAKGQDLIAQRIREIAEENSITIVENPPLARALFASVDLDDEVPPEHYQAVAEVISYVWGLRRGKTETEGLA; encoded by the coding sequence ATGTCCGAACAGGCTGATGAGTCTCAAAAAACAGAAGAACCGACACCGAAAAAGCTGAATGAAGCCCGTGAACGAGGTAACATAGCGGTCAGCCGAGAGATCAATACGTGGTTGATGCTGTTTGCAGGGGGGCTTCTAATCACTTTTGCATTTCCCTCTGCGCTGCATAGTGTAAAGGTCGCATTGATTCCATTTGTGGAGGCTCCTCATCTGTTCATAATGCAACCGGGTGATGTGTTTGCAGTGTTTGCTAACACACTTTTAAATGTGGGAAGTGCATTGGCTTGGGTTTTATTGATTATCGTATTGGTGGCAATTGCAGGCCCGTTGATCCAAAATGGACCCGTGTTCTCTCCAAAAGCAGTAGGATTTAAGTTTGAAAAAATCAGCCCATCAAAAGGTGCGAAGCGGCTTTTTTCTGGCAACCAACTTAATGAGTTTGCAAAAGGAGTTTTAAAAATATGCATAGTAGCGATCATTGGGGCACTTCCAGTTCTGCCTCTAATCCCGGGGCTTGATTCGCTCACTTCCTACTCGACGCAAGATTTTTTGAGTATTTTGCATGATACTCTTTTAAAGATGCTAGTGGCGGTGTTGACTGTTCTTGCAGCGATAGCAATAGCTGATTTTATCTTTCAGCGTCATCGGCACAAAAAACAACTGAGAATGACAAAACAGGAAGTAAAGGAAGAACACAAACAAGCTGAAGGTGATCCAACTGCTAAGCAGCGATTACGCCAGATTCGCCAGGATCGTGCTCGTCAGCGCATGATGGCAGCAGTTCCTGATGCAGATGTGGTAATTACAAACCCAACTCACTTTGCAGTGGCACTTAAATATGACTCAGATGAAATGGAAGCTCCTAAGGTAGTTGCAAAGGGACAAGACTTAATTGCACAACGCATTCGCGAGATAGCGGAAGAAAATTCCATTACAATTGTCGAAAACCCGCCATTGGCCAGAGCTCTTTTTGCAAGTGTTGATCTGGATGATGAGGTTCCCCCTGAACACTATCAGGCGGTTGCAGAGGTAATCAGCTATGTTTGGGGACTTCGAAGAGGGAAGACGGAAACTGAAGGCTTGGCCTAA
- the fliQ gene encoding flagellar biosynthesis protein FliQ produces the protein MDETQFLQFSRESVLVMLTVASPVMLIGLVVGLAVAIFQALTSIQEMSLTFVPKILAVFVSLIVLLPFMFETMTKYMEGIVDRIVGIS, from the coding sequence ATGGACGAAACGCAATTTCTTCAATTCTCTAGAGAGTCGGTTTTGGTTATGTTGACCGTGGCATCGCCGGTGATGCTTATTGGGTTAGTTGTTGGGTTAGCAGTGGCAATATTTCAAGCGTTAACGTCAATACAGGAAATGTCACTCACATTTGTCCCTAAAATTCTTGCTGTTTTTGTATCTTTGATCGTTTTGTTACCTTTCATGTTTGAAACTATGACTAAATATATGGAAGGAATTGTCGATCGAATAGTAGGCATTTCATAA